A genomic window from Silene latifolia isolate original U9 population chromosome Y, ASM4854445v1, whole genome shotgun sequence includes:
- the LOC141631403 gene encoding uncharacterized protein LOC141631403, which translates to MTFYLSMVYGSNCAFDRERLWSDLQKLAPSTTWLVLGDFNVVRDPAEKLIPNPLILQEMMAFNSCLANCQLDDLNSTGCELTWTNKHDSSTRVWSKLDRALVNPSWLSSFPHSFAHFSESGISDHSPIIVHISEDRKIQNRFSFLNQWISHPDYLSTVADAWRTDKKGSPTFCFLVKQKSVKHALTKLHTKDFAYISAKVKFAKAALNDCQAQLLGHTQVSQAFQDYYHGFLGQSTQVLRLSDEHNLGNKLSADESLILAAPMVSKILENRFQQVLPSLVGVEQAAFVKGRSIFENVMLSQALMKGYTRQHISPKCLMKVDIRKAFDSLSWDFIGHYLHNFGFPQIFIDWILGCITNPWFSLKLNGKLTGYFQGKSGIRQGDPLSPYLFILGMEILSRALRKICNKPQVSYHPKCSSTNLTHFIFVDDLMFFIRGDVPSTTNVAEVLAQFAQVLGLTANPEKTTIYFGGVDSSIKDIILHNTGFSEGLFPFNYLGLPLNPSRITISMFDSLVVKIQKAVAHWSTHFLSYAGKLQLINSIIFGIENFWCSSLLLPHAVVQHLNKIRWNFFWGIPDGEMRMVFKSWDHLLNLAGSVQAAKLYLNAWTVNPKFSVQSAYGFYRNAPAADNWTTGLAHSNIVPSHKIICSLAVQHQLATVDNLQRRGIPYANRCALCLAQEETHAHLFFTCPVSSAIWQQLLLWLRISRVISSLQKELDSIGSSRHWHTDWLTTTLAATVHQLCVERNKRIFQGIDQPISCIVKHIKYLVAVRMFKWSQHECFPMICASLCS; encoded by the exons ATGACATTTTATTTGAGTATGGTCTATGGCAGTAATTGTGCCTTTGATAGAGAAAGACTTTGGTCAGACTTGCAGAAGTTGGCCCCCTCTACTACCTGGTTAGTCTTAGGGGATTTTAATGTTGTTAGGGATCCTGCTGAGAAACTCATTCCTAATCCTCTCATTCTTCAGGAAATGATGGCTTTTAATTCTTGTCTTGCCAATTGTCAACTTGATGATCTTAATAGCACGGGCTGTGAGCTTACTTGGACTAATAAGCATGATTCCTCTACTAGGGTTTGGTCTAAGTTGGACAGGGCTCTTGTTAACCCAAGCTGGCTCTCTAGCTTTCCTCACTCTTTTGCTCATTTTAGTGAATCTGGGATCTCTGATCACTCTCCCATAATTGTTCATATTTCTGAGGATAGAAAGATTCAGAATAGGTTTAGTTTTCTTAATCAATGGATTTCTCATCCTGATTACCTTAGTACTGTTGCTGATGCTTGGAGGACTGATAAAAAAGGGAGCCCTACTTTCTGCTTTTTAGTGAAACAGAAATCAGTGAAGCATGCTCTGACTAAACTTCACACCAAGGATTTTGCTTATATTTCTGCTAAAGTGAAGTTTGCTAAGGCAGCCTTGAATGATTGTCAAGCTCAACTT CTGGGTCATACCCAAGTTAGCCAGGCTTTTCAGGACTATTATCATGGCTTCTTAGGGCAGTCTACTCAGGTTCTCCGTCTTTCTGATGAGCATAACCTTGGCAATAAGTTGTCTGCTGATGAGAGTCTTATCTTAGCAGCTCCTA TGGTTAGCAAGATCCTGGAAAATAGATTCCAGCAAGTTCTTCCTTCTCTTGTTGGTGTAGAACAAGCTGCTTTTGTTAAAGGAAGGAGTATTTTTGAAAATGTTATGTTATCTCAGGCCCTGATGAAGGGTTATACTAGACAGCATATTTCTCCTAAATGCCTCATGAAAGTAGACATTAGGAAAGCTTTTGATTCCTTGAGTTGGGATTTCATAGGTCACTATCTCCATAATTTTGGTTTCCCCCAGATTTTCATTGACTGGATTTTAGGTTGCATCACTAATCCTTGGTTCTCACTCAAGCTTAATGGTAAACTTACTGGTTACTTTCAGGGAAAGAGTGGCATTAGGCAAGGTGATCCTTTGTCACCATATCTCTTTATCTTGGGAATGGAGATCCTATCCAGAGCTTTAAGGAAAATTTGCAATAAACCTCAGGTTTCTTACCATCCCAAGTGTAGTAGCACCAACTTGACTCACTTCATTTTTGTAGATGACTTAATGTTCTTTATTAGAGGGGATGTTCCTTCTACTACTAATGTTGCTGAGGTGCTAGCTCAGTTTGCTCAGGTTTTAGGTCTTACTGCAAATCCTGAAAAAACAACTATATACTTTGGGGGAGTTGATTCTTCTATTAAGGATATTATTCTTCATAATACTGGGTTCTCTGAAGGCCTCTTTCCCTTTAACTATCTTGGGCTCCCACTGAATCCTTCTCGTATTACTATTAGCATGTTTGATTCCCTGGTTGTCAAGATCCAAAAAGCTGTTGCTCATTGGTCGACTCACTTTCTCTCCTATGCTGGAAAGTTGCAGCTAATTAACTCCATTATCTTTGGGATAGAGAATTTTTGGTGCTCTAGTCTGTTGTTACCTCATGCTGTGGTGCAACATCTTAACAAGATTCGCTGGAATTTTTTCTGGGGCATTCCAGATGGTGAAATGAGGATGGTCTTTAAGAGTTG GGATCACTTACTTAATCTGGCTGGGTCTGTTCAGGCTGCTAAGTTGTACCTCAATGCTTGGACTGTAAACCCTAAGTTCAGTGTTCAGTCTGCATATGGGTTTTACAGAAATGCTCCTGCTGCTGATAACTGGACTACGGGTCTTGCTCATTCCAACATTGTtcctagtcataaaataatttgCTCCCTGGCTGTTCAACATCAGTTGGCTACAGTGGATAATCTTCAGAGGAGAGGTATACCTTATGCTAATAGGTGTGCTCTCTGTCTTGCTCAGGAAGAGACTCATGCCCATCTCTTCTTCACTTGTCCTGTTTCCTCTGCAATTTGGCAGCAGCTTCTTCTTTGGTTGAGAATATCTCGAGTTATTTCTTCTCTTCAAAAGGAATTAGATTCTATTGGTAGTAGTAGACATTGGCATACTGATTGGTTGACAACTACTCTGGCTGCTACTGTTCATCAACTGTGTGTTGAAAGAAACAAACGCATTTTCCAGGGGATAGATCAGCCTATCTCTTGTATTGTTAAGCATATTAAATATCTGGTGGCTGTGAGAATGTTCAAGTGGTCGCAGCATGAGTGTTTTCCTATGATCTGTGCTAGTCTTTGTTCTTAG
- the LOC141631404 gene encoding uncharacterized protein LOC141631404, which produces MRGTSNLGTASSSRAGAKSGGKLFAMGKEAAKEDAHVVTGTFLVNSKPTFVLFDSGATHSFISREHVRALNLTTYDRVVDSVIVPSGESVSCDRIYTSVPIQIGKVVFHSDLMEFPLGGFEVILGMDWLGKYKAFIDCYQKKISLRGPKGVRVTYKGYRVKPKVKFISVNTLKSSLRKGDQLIFCQMWDRESETPRISDIHVVRDFEGVFPEEIPGLPPKRDVDFSNDLKTGA; this is translated from the coding sequence ATGAGGGGAACAAGCAATCTGGGTACGGCTTCATCGAGTCGGGCCGGAGCTAAGTCCggtggcaagctctttgccatgggaAAGGAAGCAGCTAAGGAGGATGCTCACGTAGtgactggtacttttcttgtcaACTCTAAACCCACCTTCGTGTTATTCGATTCTGGTGCTACACATTCATTCATATCTAGGGAGCATGTTAGAGCCTTGAACCTTACTACATATGATAGAGTGGTCGATTCTGTTATAGTACCCTCGGGAGAGTCTGTGTCTTGTGATAGAATCTATACTAGTGTACCTATTCAGATTGGGAAGGTTGTCTTTCACTCTGACCTTATGGAGTTTCCATTGGGTGGTTTCGAGGTGATtctagggatggattggttggggaaGTACAAAGCTTTCATTGACTGTTACCAAAAGAAAATATCATTAAGAGGACCTAAGGGAGTCAGAGTAACCTACAAGGGATAtagggtcaaacccaaagtcaaatttATTTCAGTAAACACCCTCAAATCGAGTCTGAGGAAGGGAGACCAGTTGATCTTTTGTCAGATGTGGGATAGAGAGTCTGAGACCCCTAGGATTTCTGACATACATGTGGTGAGAGACTTTGAGGGGGTATTTCCGGAAGAGATTCCTGGGCTACCACCTAAGCGCGACGTTGACTTTTCCAATGATCTAAAGACGGGAGCTTGA
- the LOC141631405 gene encoding uncharacterized protein LOC141631405 encodes MAPFEALYGRKCRSPVCWDDRSDAVVLGPEMIQEMVEQSCRGGIPFSFATNVSQSSQCRYLSDPSHVLSPEVIEVDEQLSYLETPKEILDRKVRKTSNGETALVKVLWTNHNVEEATWETEASMRESYPHLFA; translated from the exons atggcaccattcGAGGCACTCTATGGTAGGAAATGcaggagtcctgtgtgttgggatgatcgatcTGACGCTGTTGTTTTGGGGCCAGAGATGattcaggagatggttgaacag AGTTGCAGAGGTGGCATACCGTTTAGCTTTGCCACCAACGTTAGCCAGAGTTCACAATGTCGGTACTTgagcgatccatcacatgtgttgagTCCTGAGGTGATCGAGGTAGATGAGCAGTTGTCCTATCTGGAGACACCTAAGGAGATTTTGgacaggaaagtgaggaagaccaGTAATGGAGAGACAGCTTTGGTGAAAGTCTTGTGGACTAACCAcaatgttgaggaagctacatgggagactGAGGCTTCCATGAGGGAAAGCTATCCACACCTGTTTGCATga